One window of the Deltaproteobacteria bacterium genome contains the following:
- a CDS encoding phosphoribosylaminoimidazolesuccinocarboxamide synthase, which produces MAMIVLQTSFPGLNLKGRGKVRDIYDLGDYLLIVATDRISAFDVVMPTGIPDKGKVLTQMSVFWFETLAEVIANHFVTAEVAEFPPACQPFRQELEHRSMLVRKAEPLPVECIVRGYLSGSGWRDYQQSGAVCGIRLPPGLVESAQLESPIFTPSTKAEAGAHDENIDFETLCQIVGRECAEDLRRYSLALYERGAGQAARRGIIIADTKFEFGLVNGELHLIDEVLTPDSSRFWPAEKYQPGRSQESFDKQYLRDYLDQCGWDRKPPAPALPDEVVQNTRSRYQEALRRLTGQ; this is translated from the coding sequence ATAGCCATGATAGTCTTGCAGACGTCTTTTCCCGGGCTCAATCTCAAAGGCCGGGGGAAGGTCAGGGACATATACGATCTCGGCGACTATTTGCTCATTGTGGCCACCGATCGAATTTCAGCTTTTGACGTGGTTATGCCCACGGGCATTCCTGACAAGGGAAAAGTGCTTACGCAAATGTCAGTTTTCTGGTTCGAGACGCTTGCTGAAGTAATAGCGAACCATTTTGTCACAGCTGAAGTGGCAGAGTTCCCCCCTGCCTGTCAGCCCTTTCGTCAGGAACTCGAACATAGAAGTATGCTGGTGAGAAAGGCCGAACCCTTGCCAGTGGAGTGCATTGTGCGGGGGTATCTCAGCGGTTCGGGATGGCGGGACTATCAGCAAAGCGGCGCTGTATGTGGTATTCGACTGCCGCCAGGATTGGTTGAATCAGCGCAGCTCGAATCTCCGATCTTTACTCCGTCAACCAAGGCAGAAGCCGGGGCTCACGACGAAAATATTGACTTTGAGACCCTGTGTCAGATTGTCGGCAGAGAATGTGCCGAAGACCTTCGACGCTACAGCCTAGCCCTTTATGAAAGAGGAGCAGGCCAGGCCGCCCGTCGCGGGATCATCATTGCTGACACCAAGTTCGAATTTGGCCTTGTCAATGGTGAGCTCCATCTCATAGACGAGGTCCTGACCCCCGACTCCTCCAGGTTCTGGCCGGCAGAAAAATACCAGCCAGGAAGAAGCCAGGAGAGCTTCGACAAACAGTACCTGCGAGATTATCTTGACCAGTGTGGTTGGGACCGCAAGCCACCGGCGCCAGCACTGCCGGACGAAGTGGTGCAAAACACCAGATCTCGCTACCAGGAAGCCTTGCGAAGACTAACGGGGCAATGA